The Candidatus Binatus sp. region GCGCTCGCCGTCATCGACAATTTTATCAAGCCGCTCGCGATGCGCCATGGCACCGGACTGCCGACGCTCGCGCTGTTTCTCGGAATTCTCGGCGGACTCGAAGTTTACGGCCCGCTCGGACTGTTCGCGGGGCCCGCAATAATGGCGGTGTTCGCGGCGCTGGTGCGCGTATATCAGAAGTCGTATTCAGGC contains the following coding sequences:
- a CDS encoding AI-2E family transporter, giving the protein ALAVIDNFIKPLAMRHGTGLPTLALFLGILGGLEVYGPLGLFAGPAIMAVFAALVRVYQKSYSGSRSEMV